From the genome of Vicia villosa cultivar HV-30 ecotype Madison, WI linkage group LG2, Vvil1.0, whole genome shotgun sequence, one region includes:
- the LOC131651574 gene encoding transcription factor BHLH094-like isoform X1, giving the protein MDPAPIIDTPPNTLSFHPPEIWHFPPSTTPLFEQGFGAFATEVPGKELAGSELRLPNHGRKRRGAEEDSVKGVSTSNDVVISHSNNDDDGGDGKRMKTSGKSKDEEEVVGEENSSGKHAEKTTDERHPKQDYIHVRARRGQATDSHSLAERARREKISERMKTLQDLVPGCNKVIGKALVLDEIINYIQSLHHQVEFLSMKLEAVNSRLTPGIEMFPPKAFNQQTYDATPIPFASQATREYSRGSSPEWLHMQVGGGFERST; this is encoded by the exons ATGGATCCAGCACCAATAATCGACACTCCGCCCAATACGCTGTCGTTTCACCCACCGGAGATCTGGCACTTCCCACCCTCCACAACACCGCTGTTCGAGCAAGGCTTCGGAGCTTTCGCAACGGAAGTTCCCGGTAAAGAACTTGCTGGTTCTGAGCTCAGACTTCCGAACCATGGCCGGAAAAGGCGCGGCGCGGAGGAGGATTCTGTTAAAGGCGTTTCCACCAGCAACGACGTGGTAATTTCTCATTCCAAT aatgatgatgatggtggtgaTGGAAAAAGGATGAAGACATCAGGGAAGAgtaaagatgaagaagaagtagTAGGAGAAGAAAACAGTTCAGGAAAGCATGCGGAAAAAACTACGGATGAGAGGCATCCTAAGCAAGATTATATTCATGTTCGAGCTAGAAGGGGTCAAGCTACTGATAGCCACAGTCTTGCTGAAAGA GCTAGAagagaaaagattagtgaaaggaTGAAAACTCTTCAGGATTTAGTCCCTGGTTGCAACAAG GTTATTGGGAAAGCATTGGTCCTTGATGAGATAATCAATTATATCCAATCACTTCATCACCAAGTAGAG TTTTTGTCGATGAAGCTGGAAGCAGTAAATTCAAGATTGACACCTGGTATTGAAATGTTTCCTCCTAAAGCT TTTAATCAACAAACATATGATGCAACCCCCATACCATTTGCTTCACAAGCTACAAGAGAGTACAGCCGCGGTTCATCACCGGAATGGTTACATATGCAGGTGGGAGGTGGTTTTGAAAGATCAACGTAA
- the LOC131651574 gene encoding transcription factor BHLH094-like isoform X2, whose translation MDPAPIIDTPPNTLSFHPPEIWHFPPSTTPLFEQGFGAFATEVPGKELAGSELRLPNHGRKRRGAEEDSVKGVSTSNDVNDDDGGDGKRMKTSGKSKDEEEVVGEENSSGKHAEKTTDERHPKQDYIHVRARRGQATDSHSLAERARREKISERMKTLQDLVPGCNKVIGKALVLDEIINYIQSLHHQVEFLSMKLEAVNSRLTPGIEMFPPKAFNQQTYDATPIPFASQATREYSRGSSPEWLHMQVGGGFERST comes from the exons ATGGATCCAGCACCAATAATCGACACTCCGCCCAATACGCTGTCGTTTCACCCACCGGAGATCTGGCACTTCCCACCCTCCACAACACCGCTGTTCGAGCAAGGCTTCGGAGCTTTCGCAACGGAAGTTCCCGGTAAAGAACTTGCTGGTTCTGAGCTCAGACTTCCGAACCATGGCCGGAAAAGGCGCGGCGCGGAGGAGGATTCTGTTAAAGGCGTTTCCACCAGCAACGACGTG aatgatgatgatggtggtgaTGGAAAAAGGATGAAGACATCAGGGAAGAgtaaagatgaagaagaagtagTAGGAGAAGAAAACAGTTCAGGAAAGCATGCGGAAAAAACTACGGATGAGAGGCATCCTAAGCAAGATTATATTCATGTTCGAGCTAGAAGGGGTCAAGCTACTGATAGCCACAGTCTTGCTGAAAGA GCTAGAagagaaaagattagtgaaaggaTGAAAACTCTTCAGGATTTAGTCCCTGGTTGCAACAAG GTTATTGGGAAAGCATTGGTCCTTGATGAGATAATCAATTATATCCAATCACTTCATCACCAAGTAGAG TTTTTGTCGATGAAGCTGGAAGCAGTAAATTCAAGATTGACACCTGGTATTGAAATGTTTCCTCCTAAAGCT TTTAATCAACAAACATATGATGCAACCCCCATACCATTTGCTTCACAAGCTACAAGAGAGTACAGCCGCGGTTCATCACCGGAATGGTTACATATGCAGGTGGGAGGTGGTTTTGAAAGATCAACGTAA